Below is a window of Carassius auratus strain Wakin chromosome 50, ASM336829v1, whole genome shotgun sequence DNA.
TGAAATGATAATATCTTCCTTCCTGTTCTTATATACACTTCTTCCATTTCCTACAAGTTGTTGGATGCTATTAAGATGTCTGCCCTTGCTATCAACATCCCATGCTTCTTGCCATTTACTATGAGTGACTTCTTTCACTTTAGCCTGAACCTCTTTTTTACTAAGAGCCACTTGTATGTCAACATCTGCATGATTTAAAGCTTGCTTAGCTAGTTTGTCAGCCACTTCATTAGCCTCTACTCCCACATGAGCAGGGACCCACAGAAACATAATAAGACTAGTATAACTATTTCTCAataaacttgctagaatatcataAATAATATCTTGCCTAGTTGATTTTAGTCCACTTACAAGGCTTGAAAGTGCTGCATAAGAATCAGAACAGATGACTGCTAACCTAGGTTTTACATCCTCCACCCAATGAAGTGCTACCAGAATGGCAATAAGTTCTGCTGTACATTATCAGTTAATCTTTTGCTGATATCACATTGAAATTTAGGGATATGCACTGCAGAAGCAGTTCTTCCAGAGGCAGGATCTTTAGAACCATCTGTGTATATGTGCAACCACGATGTATAGCTTTGATCTATATATTGCTGTGCAATAATGTTCTTGgggatttcttcttcttcttctggcaGACCAACTTAAATGGTGTATTCCCGCCACATACTGGATAGGAGTGTGAAGCGCGTAATGTTGAGGAAGTTGGAAAATAATATCACAAATGAAAATTGggggtacggagccccgcacatgacatgcatgaaaaatattaggctaaatcgtgtgcacgatttactaattcgctccctcaatgtactaaaacgtgcagacgattactattgcgttccctcgatttacttcgatcacttgatttataaattgttcGCAAGAATTCCTAATTCTTTGCTAAATCGTGGGAACGAAATATTAAATCaagggaacgaaatagtaaatcgagggaacgaaatagtaaatcgagggaatgaaatagtaatcgtgtgcacgttttagtacattgagggaatgaattagtaaatcgtgcgcacaatttatttattttgtcttgcatgtcatgtgcggggctccgtatagGGGGGATTTGGGAGAGGAGagggaggagaagaagaaaaaactttattttaatacaaCAGCATCTTAAATTCTATTCTTGTTACTTTTAGGAAAATAATTAATTCGTGAAATATTCTTGTTTTGTGTCATTTCCTAACAGAACCTGAGATGACAAGTTATTTATTACCAAAGATCTTAAAGCTTGAATTAGTTGAAATCTTGCTCCCTCTTTCATGTGCATCACACTCAATAAGTAAGAAATGAGTTATAGACAACGTCAACCTTTAACAATGCGTCCCACATTTAAGTTAAACTTTCATTCTAATTTGAAAGATTTCGTAATTGTATTGTGTCTGTATaggtattattaattttatttcagtatgtcattttaaataatcaaGTAAACCATAAATGAAAACGCCAAATGTTTCATTGGCAACTGagataaataagaataataaggaGTCgaagtttgaaattatttttttgtcattaacttttattttattttgagtattaATAACACTGACTGACTTGaaataaaaaagtgtatataaACAGAGAAATAAACAATTACTGGTCACAAGTTCATATTTGgtgttcataaaaaaaacaacaatgtatgttttatatacatactgcacataaatacatcaacatattaagtacataaaaaggagcaaatacataaattgttatttatgtataatttatcaatgtttttattttatacataatattaataatacatattagcaatatacatttagcagactggaatactgtattttgtaatattttctgtcTAATTTGGATGCTGACATTTTAAACACTGAAGAACAACAAGCCAAGAAAGTTCTTAACTGATTATTATTGCCTTTAGCCACAATTATGATAAAGCATAACATATATACAGTGAAGCAAACATAATTTGCAACATCAAACACACTTATAAATGATTGCTTGGCTTTGGGTAGGAGCTCATCTTTCTTGAATCAGAGATTGATCTCATTATATGTTTGCTGTTTGTGGATCAGATTCATTCTCTATATTAGATATCAGGAAACATCTGACCCCCAATCAGCAGTCCAGCTCTGCGGTGCTTGTGTATTACATGACCTCACACTTTTCAGCAGACTGTTTAAGGTCTTCGATGGTGGACTGGGCCTTTTCTTTTAGCTGATCAATATCTACATTCTGGATGTTGGTCAGCTGACCCAGCACGGACTGCTTGTGCTCCTCCTCCTGGTTGTCTTCAGCGATCATCTTGGCCAGCTCTGTGGGCAACTCCACGTCATCTGCCGCAGCCTGAATTTGCGTTTCGTCCAGTTCACTCTGTTCATTCATTATAGTAGTTAATATTGAAATAGCAAACTACAAAGGATCATATAGAGTGCATTTTATAAAGTGATGTTTACTTTTGGAAGACGATATTTGTCCCTGAAGTGGCTCCTGACTGTGGCTCGCTCAGCCTTCTTTTGGGCGAAGCTGGTATCCCGCTCCATCCTAGTAGGACATAAAAGTGGATTTGACACAAAAGAActtaaaacattttgttgttgttgttgttaatcctatacttaataaaaaaattaaaaaattaaatacatttaaataataaatgaatatttgtaatgtatttttattttaattttgctaatcatattatttaatacaattattaaaacaaatgaaatgaaaatgaataaatattaggTATTTTAATAtccacatttttatataattttataaatgaattattttgcCTAAACATGATTCACTGTGAAATTTTGTTCAGTGCACATCTGAATTTTTTTGTGTCTAGGACAATGTAATACGACGCttacaaaaatgcacataaagGAAGAAAAACAGCTGCATATGCATTTCTCCAGAGGAGTCACTGTCCTCAATGCCAAACCAGAGAAACGTGAATCTGGAGAGCAAGGTGACATCCAGTATTGATTAAACCACAGAAATACAGCAAGCTGGAGATAAACATTGACCTTCTCTACATCCCCTTGTATTACCTTTGAACAAGTGACTGTGCATTTTGTGTGTCAGATTCAAATAGGAGGGACAGGGGTTGTCACAATGTGATATAGCCTATGTAACtgtctaaaataattattattgtgaaCTTCATCCTGGTTCTCAATTATGATTCACGTGTGTCTTGATGTCTACTTAAGGGACacgcttaaaaaaaatgtatttattgttttgtggaattttttgtttaaaacaattaaatataatataacatataataattgtctgaaaattaattgcatttataataataataataataatacaaaaaccaTATTTATCGGTTATTACCGAACGTAAGTTAATGGATTGGGAAAATTAtgcatatgaaaaatattaaaacattttatatcataTGCTTAACAACTGTTACCGCCGAAGTAACAGAAAGTGGAGGATATCAAAAGTGATGAATCTTACTTCTCCTCCGCCAACTGTTGTTGATACTGCTCGAACTCTTCATGTGTCATTCCCTTCGCTGCAGCTTCTGACTTTTCTCCTCCTTCTGGTTTTTCTTCTCCAAGACCGCCGGTAAGATCCTTCAGCTGCCCTCCTATCATGTGTTTGAACATAAAAGCCATTGTTTTCCTGCAGAATACAGATATACCTCGCCTGCTTCTGTGGATACTATGTCAGTCACTTGAGAAACTCTTCTTCAGTTATGTGTCGTCCAACTcttgagaagaaaacaaaaccgCCACAGCTAAAGGTGTTTTGATTTCTTCCGCTCAATTCAAGTTTCAGCACCAAATATTAATAACCTGCACAAGGCGGaggaattctctctctctctctctctctctttctctttctctctctctctctctctctctgaagtaACGCGCGACGCTTCTTCTGCTGACTGAAGGTGATGAGGCTCAAAAACGTCGCCAGTGGTATACACTATTTAGTCCATATGCTGTAGATATTATAGCTTTCATAGACATGTGTATAGGctattatatattgatatatcGAAGGCTACATTCTACAAACCCCCTCCACCTCACAAAAACCTACAGTGCTAATTGTAGCGCCTAAAAATATACACATTGTGTATGTTGTGGAGACATACAGTGCAGCCTATCTATCTATAGCATCTGATATGTTTATTCATCAAATTCTATAACATGGCcctgatgttttgttttgttttggacacTGTTTAGTGCACAACAGCtactaaaatgtgcagtttgttTCTGGATTTGTGGCACACACTACCTagtataatagttttttattaatatttttttacaatatgttGCCAAGCTGAAGTAATTTTGCACACAGATTTATACATGGTTTAGTCAGTGAGCAGTGAAATGCTGTGATGAGGCTCAATTTCAGAGCATTGACATGTACAGACAACAAACACAGACATGTATGTAAACAGTACATACGCTTGAGTAAATATGTGTCAACATAAGaaaagattatataaaatattacataagtACAGTATGTTAATGCAATACAACATACATACACATAGATCATTTATTTTCCTTAGCTGCctgctttaaaatgaatgaaatatattaaatataattaaggaTGGTGAAGGtgaatatatgaaattataataacaataattattttttgtatggttttattttatacattaatatctgaataaagttatttgaaataatatgcGAATGAACAACAAATATAATAGTTATGGGTTGGTGAGGTGCAAACGCACAAGGACGGAGGAGATCAACAAAAAggtatataattagaatatccaGGAGAAAGGCAAATAAATCTACATTACATCAACGAGAACGGACACAGACTAAGGGAAAGTGAGAGTTTTTTTTAGGGGAGCAAACAAAAGaactaatgagtgaattaatCAAGCTCAATTGAAATGACAATTAGGAGGGAAAGTAAAAATAGGTCACAGGAAAACAGAAATGTGACGGTTCGCCCCCTCCTGGAAAGGCGCGTCCCCGCACCGTAACATTTTCCAGCTGAGGAGGGAGGGTGAGGGCTCAAGTGGAGGGCATAGAACAGGAGAGGGCCAGAAACAAAAAGAGTCCAAAAAGAAAGTCCATGGGGGAACCCAGGGTGGGAAGGGCCAAGGGGAATCCAGGAGCAGGAGAATCCAGATCTTTGTCAAGAGACCAGCCAGGAAGAAGCCCCAGGGTGGAGTCGAGGGAGGGGGGAGCCATGGTGGAGTTAGTGTAGATGACAACCTGGGGACAACTGTCGGAGACTGAGCCCATGTATGAGGTGCCCAGGATGGAGAGGAGAAGGAAAGCCAGGGTGAAACTGAAGTTCCGGAGGGCCAAGACAGAACTGAAGGCTCAGGAGTCCGAGGCGGAAGTGAAGATGGAGGTGGAGACGAAGGGAAGGAGGAacctgacagagccagagggatggaGTGATGAGGCAAAGCCAGAGAagtggagtcccgaggtggcGAATGGTTGAAGACTGACCAAgatggagccggagggacgagggagcccggtggagctggTGGGGTGCAGGGCCATGGTGGAGACAAGGCAACAAAGAGCCAAGGCGGAGGCGATGTGTCGAAGGACTGAGGTGGAGTACAGGGCCCGGAGGCTGGAGCCGGAGACAGGGGATACTTACGCCAAGGTGAAGCTGAAGACTGGAAGTCCCGAGGCGGATCAGAGCACCCAGATGGCGCTGACTTTGGGTGAGCTGAGGTACTGACAGGCACCAGCGGAGATAGGGCTGAGGAACTGTCTGGTTTaagaggaggcgggagagggaggctgggagggaacacaggaggacttgagctgggtggaaccagctgagacacaggagattcagggctgggtggaaccagtggagacacaggaGAACTGGGTAATGCCTCCCCAAACCAGTCTATTACATCCATCTGGAAAATGTCCATTTGGTCCTGGCTTACGTGTCATGGCAGGCTCATGCTCTCCGTCTGAGGTGGGCACTGGAAATATTTCCATGCAGGATGAcagctggctggtctctggtttgGGAGTGGAGCTGTAGATGTCCTCACCAGCGGGGCAGATGGAGAAGTATAGTCCATtattctccagcacccactccacacgTGTGGCGAATTTGTCCCGAGGACCACTCTCAGAGAGGCATGCCTTGGACAGCGAAGTAAAAAACACAgccggacagctgctgcaacaattggtttgcattaccaaagaatttctgcaaaaACTGttagaaaccatctcagggaagctcatctgcatgatCGTCATCCTTATCGGGTCTCAACCTAACTGCAGTTCGTCATCTtaaccgacttgagtgggcaaatgctcacattggATGGTGTGatgcactttggagaggtgttctcttcatggatgaatcctggttttca
It encodes the following:
- the cplx3a gene encoding complexin-3a codes for the protein MAFMFKHMIGGQLKDLTGGLGEEKPEGGEKSEAAAKGMTHEEFEQYQQQLAEEKMERDTSFAQKKAERATVRSHFRDKYRLPKSELDETQIQAAADDVELPTELAKMIAEDNQEEEHKQSVLGQLTNIQNVDIDQLKEKAQSTIEDLKQSAEKCEVM